The following proteins are encoded in a genomic region of Roseofilum casamattae BLCC-M143:
- a CDS encoding glycosyltransferase family 2 protein, with the protein MNCKTIAVLLTCHNRKEKTLESLQALFAQNLSSDFSLIVYLMDDGSTDGTSTAVSECYPGVKLFQGDGNLFWNGGMRYVFAKALEVGHDFYCWLNDDTMLYPDALQTLLDTYAKMVEQGYRQSIVAGSTQDAQSKEWSYGGYQQLGWFYPPFKGKPVIPNGTVQSCDLMCGNIVLIPTEVTDIVGNLDPELTHYAGDWDYGLRAKQHGCHLWIVPNYLGTCAQNPKPDPANNPNLQQGLKKIDRPKGLALQSVTLQPWSEWKLLMQRHGGLLWPIFWLLPYRKLILPRLFDRETT; encoded by the coding sequence ATGAACTGTAAAACCATCGCTGTCCTGTTGACTTGCCACAATCGAAAAGAGAAAACATTAGAGAGTCTACAAGCCCTTTTTGCCCAAAATTTATCCTCTGATTTTTCTCTAATCGTCTACTTAATGGATGATGGCAGTACAGATGGAACCTCAACCGCCGTTTCCGAATGCTACCCTGGGGTGAAACTATTCCAAGGAGACGGCAATCTCTTTTGGAATGGCGGAATGCGCTATGTCTTTGCCAAAGCTCTGGAGGTCGGTCATGACTTCTACTGCTGGCTCAACGATGATACTATGCTCTATCCTGATGCTCTGCAAACCTTGCTCGATACCTATGCCAAAATGGTAGAACAAGGCTACCGTCAATCCATTGTTGCTGGCTCGACTCAAGATGCCCAGAGTAAAGAATGGAGCTATGGCGGATACCAACAACTCGGATGGTTTTATCCTCCGTTCAAAGGCAAACCGGTTATCCCTAATGGTACAGTACAATCATGCGATTTAATGTGCGGTAATATCGTTCTCATTCCCACAGAAGTCACCGATATTGTCGGCAATCTCGACCCGGAATTAACCCACTATGCTGGAGATTGGGACTACGGACTGCGCGCCAAACAGCACGGATGTCATCTGTGGATTGTCCCGAACTATTTAGGCACCTGCGCGCAAAATCCCAAACCCGATCCCGCCAATAATCCTAACTTACAACAAGGGTTAAAAAAGATTGACCGACCTAAGGGTTTAGCCTTGCAAAGCGTGACCTTACAACCTTGGAGCGAATGGAAACTCTTAATGCAACGACATGGAGGATTGCTCTGGCCGATCTTTTGGTTACTTCCTTATCGCAAACTCATTTTACCCCGTTTATTTGACCGAGAGACAACTTAA
- a CDS encoding glycosyltransferase family 4 protein produces MEDIRVAWLFPTIVRGAYWQPVLREFTKIYPQTQFYTGETWPGFDPKAPGADAIVTIGEYHFQELQTVESGYNRGIIFVSPAVIFPLLKLKPKVVLVSNFSMWTVLAILLKPIARWKLILVYESSSPNVDFRDNPFRSKVRKWMTYFMDDFISNSRGGKGYLADVLGVNPDRISARPYMVPDATALLEEQSETEATDLKLPHPIFLCVGVLVPRKGITQLLQACKILKEKGYTNYSLVFVGDGEQRDELQAFAQEHDFAEQITWTGWLNYGQLGGYFRGADVFVFPTLEDTWGVVLLEAMSFGKAILCSKWAGAAEMVVEGENGYIIDPYETEAFAEKMIRLIDRPETIESMGKKSQELMVEHNAKNAGLFLADRVKSVM; encoded by the coding sequence ATGGAAGATATTCGTGTCGCGTGGCTGTTCCCCACAATTGTCAGAGGTGCTTACTGGCAACCGGTATTACGAGAATTTACCAAAATTTATCCGCAAACCCAGTTTTATACCGGCGAAACCTGGCCGGGATTCGATCCAAAAGCACCCGGTGCCGATGCGATCGTAACCATCGGAGAATATCATTTTCAAGAACTGCAAACCGTTGAATCGGGATACAATCGAGGCATTATTTTTGTCTCCCCAGCAGTCATCTTTCCCTTACTCAAACTCAAGCCCAAGGTCGTCCTCGTGAGCAATTTTTCCATGTGGACTGTACTGGCAATTTTGCTCAAGCCGATCGCGCGCTGGAAATTAATTCTTGTCTACGAAAGCAGCTCTCCTAATGTGGATTTTCGCGATAATCCCTTTCGCTCCAAAGTGCGCAAATGGATGACCTATTTTATGGATGATTTTATTTCCAACTCCCGAGGAGGAAAAGGATATCTCGCTGATGTTTTAGGAGTTAATCCAGACCGGATTAGCGCTCGCCCTTACATGGTTCCCGATGCCACCGCTCTTTTAGAGGAACAAAGCGAAACTGAAGCCACAGACTTAAAATTGCCGCATCCAATTTTCCTCTGCGTGGGCGTCTTAGTTCCGCGTAAAGGGATTACGCAACTGTTGCAAGCCTGTAAAATCCTGAAAGAAAAAGGATATACCAACTATAGCTTAGTCTTTGTCGGAGATGGAGAACAACGAGACGAATTGCAAGCTTTTGCACAAGAGCATGATTTTGCCGAACAAATTACCTGGACGGGATGGTTAAACTACGGCCAGCTCGGAGGTTATTTCCGTGGGGCAGATGTGTTTGTCTTTCCCACTTTAGAAGATACCTGGGGGGTCGTTTTGTTAGAGGCAATGTCGTTTGGTAAAGCGATTCTTTGTTCTAAATGGGCGGGGGCCGCAGAAATGGTGGTTGAAGGGGAAAATGGCTATATTATTGACCCTTACGAAACGGAAGCTTTTGCTGAAAAGATGATCCGGTTAATCGACCGTCCGGAAACGATCGAGTCGATGGGGAAAAAATCCCAAGAACTGATGGTAGAGCACAATGCAAAAAATGCCGGTTTATTTTTAGCCGACCGAGTAAAATCGGTGATGTAA
- a CDS encoding NAD-dependent epimerase/dehydratase family protein produces MSIAIITGSAGLIGSEASKFFAEKGLDVVGIDNDMRRVFFGDDASTTWNRQRLETALGGKYKHLSIDIRDREAISKLFQDYNKDIALIVHTAAQPSHDWAARDPHMDFTVNANGTLNLLQATRDFAPEAPFIFTSTNKVYGDTPNRLPLVEQETRWEIDPEHTYNTGIREDMSIDQTTHSLFGASKVAADVLVQEYGRYFQIPTACFRGGCLTGPNHSGTQLHGFLAYLMKCTVTGKPYTVFGYKGKQVRDNIHSADLINAFDQFFQAPRVAEVYNTGGGRYSNCSMLEAIKICENIAGRELNYTYSETNRIGDHIWWISDNAKFASHYPNWKHQYDVPQILQEIYQFNQERWEKETV; encoded by the coding sequence ATGAGTATCGCAATTATTACAGGTTCCGCTGGTTTAATTGGCTCGGAAGCGTCTAAGTTTTTTGCCGAAAAAGGATTAGATGTAGTTGGTATTGATAATGATATGCGTCGGGTCTTCTTCGGCGACGATGCCTCCACGACCTGGAACCGACAGAGATTGGAAACTGCTTTGGGAGGGAAATACAAGCATTTAAGTATCGATATTCGCGATCGCGAGGCAATTTCCAAACTCTTCCAAGACTACAATAAAGATATCGCCCTCATCGTCCATACCGCCGCCCAACCCTCCCACGACTGGGCCGCTCGCGATCCCCACATGGACTTCACGGTTAACGCCAACGGAACCCTGAATCTCCTACAAGCCACCCGCGACTTTGCCCCGGAAGCTCCCTTCATCTTCACGTCCACCAACAAAGTCTACGGCGACACCCCCAACCGCCTCCCCCTCGTCGAACAAGAAACTCGCTGGGAAATTGACCCCGAACATACGTACAACACCGGTATTCGGGAAGACATGTCTATCGACCAAACCACTCACAGTCTCTTTGGCGCTTCCAAAGTGGCTGCCGACGTTTTAGTGCAAGAATACGGTCGCTATTTCCAGATTCCCACCGCCTGTTTTCGCGGCGGATGCCTCACGGGGCCGAACCACTCTGGAACCCAACTGCACGGGTTTCTCGCCTACTTGATGAAATGCACGGTCACCGGAAAACCCTATACCGTCTTTGGTTATAAAGGCAAACAAGTCCGAGACAATATCCACAGCGCCGACTTAATTAACGCCTTCGATCAATTTTTCCAAGCACCGCGAGTGGCGGAAGTTTACAATACTGGCGGCGGACGTTACAGCAACTGCTCTATGTTGGAAGCGATTAAGATTTGTGAGAACATTGCCGGTAGGGAACTAAACTATACGTATTCGGAAACCAATCGGATTGGCGACCATATTTGGTGGATTAGCGACAATGCTAAATTTGCCAGTCACTATCCCAACTGGAAACACCAGTACGACGTACCGCAAATTTTGCAAGAGATTTACCAATTCAATCAAGAGCGTTGGGAAAAGGAGACAGTCTAG
- a CDS encoding WecB/TagA/CpsF family glycosyltransferase: protein MRDAGKQNILGVLVNVIDYEGAVARIIDAAKAKQGLSVSALAVHGVMTGVMDNTHRFRLNHIDLICPDGQPVRWALNLIYKAKLSDRVYGPNLTLKVCEHAAREGLPLYLYGSRQEVLDAFAQNLRDRYPGLQIAGSQPSRFRQTTAEEKQEIAQTIKNSGAAITLVGLGCPRQEVWAYEYRDSLSMPLLAVGAAFDFHAGLLPQAPPSLQGAGLEWLYRLIQEPKRLWKRYVLLNPYYVWLLSLQMLGLRKFDPDSTTVPEQELRYG, encoded by the coding sequence ATGAGAGACGCGGGCAAGCAAAATATACTCGGCGTTCTGGTTAATGTTATCGACTATGAAGGAGCGGTAGCGCGCATTATCGATGCAGCCAAGGCAAAGCAAGGTCTCTCGGTTTCTGCTCTGGCGGTGCATGGCGTGATGACCGGAGTGATGGATAATACCCATCGCTTTCGCCTCAATCATATCGATTTAATTTGTCCCGACGGGCAACCGGTGCGTTGGGCGTTAAATTTAATTTACAAAGCGAAATTGAGCGATCGCGTTTACGGTCCCAATTTAACCCTCAAGGTCTGCGAACATGCCGCTCGCGAAGGGCTACCCCTGTACCTGTATGGCTCGCGCCAAGAGGTTTTGGACGCTTTTGCCCAAAATTTGCGCGATCGCTATCCAGGGCTGCAAATTGCTGGCTCTCAGCCATCGCGCTTTCGACAAACGACGGCTGAAGAAAAGCAGGAAATCGCACAAACGATTAAAAATAGTGGTGCGGCCATTACTCTGGTTGGTTTGGGCTGTCCGCGCCAAGAAGTCTGGGCTTACGAATACCGAGATAGCCTATCTATGCCACTGCTCGCCGTTGGTGCTGCCTTCGACTTCCATGCCGGACTGCTGCCGCAAGCTCCTCCCTCTTTGCAAGGAGCAGGCTTAGAATGGCTCTATCGCTTAATTCAAGAACCAAAACGACTCTGGAAGCGCTATGTTTTGTTAAATCCCTATTATGTTTGGTTGTTGAGTTTGCAGATGCTAGGACTCCGTAAATTCGACCCCGACAGCACAACAGTTCCGGAACAAGAACTGCGCTATGGTTAA
- a CDS encoding FkbM family methyltransferase gives MSFLNKIKSGIDQVNEIYREQNFKPYAIEKKTLGMEFKFLIGDLMGERWYGQKKPNEEPNPTGSKEILEMEFVRNNLIQSGDIIFECGGHHGWTAIQLANWVGQDGKVISFEANSKNYQILKQNMDLNHLDNVVVEHKAVSSEAGTITIFKKSNASIIPELIPRNLRSTRLFNVIYGLEEVQTIDLDTYVAQNNVVPTFLKIDVEGYEFEVLKGAKKILETAPKILLEIHTEQLFMYGTSVRDLFDAIDLSRYKTWIQLDDTKTPVEFDPQSPPKIEKRAHLYAIPNPH, from the coding sequence ATGTCATTCTTAAACAAAATCAAATCTGGAATTGATCAGGTCAATGAAATTTACCGAGAACAAAATTTCAAGCCCTATGCGATCGAGAAAAAAACATTGGGAATGGAATTTAAGTTTCTCATTGGCGATTTGATGGGAGAAAGATGGTACGGGCAGAAGAAACCGAATGAGGAGCCTAACCCAACGGGGTCAAAGGAAATCTTAGAAATGGAGTTCGTCAGAAACAACTTAATTCAATCTGGCGATATTATCTTTGAATGTGGAGGTCACCATGGTTGGACGGCTATCCAATTAGCAAATTGGGTTGGACAAGACGGAAAAGTCATCTCCTTTGAAGCGAACTCGAAGAATTACCAAATTCTTAAACAAAACATGGATCTCAATCACCTAGATAATGTGGTTGTCGAACATAAGGCCGTAAGTTCGGAAGCTGGCACAATAACAATCTTCAAGAAATCCAATGCTTCCATTATTCCAGAATTGATTCCGCGCAACTTGCGATCGACTCGGCTCTTTAATGTCATCTACGGTTTAGAGGAAGTCCAGACCATCGATCTCGATACCTATGTGGCTCAAAATAATGTCGTGCCAACCTTTCTCAAGATTGATGTGGAAGGCTATGAGTTTGAAGTCCTCAAAGGAGCAAAGAAAATATTGGAGACGGCTCCCAAAATTTTGCTGGAAATTCATACAGAACAGTTGTTTATGTATGGAACTTCCGTTCGAGATTTATTTGATGCGATCGACCTCAGTCGCTATAAAACTTGGATTCAATTAGACGATACAAAAACTCCGGTTGAATTCGATCCCCAATCTCCACCGAAGATTGAAAAGCGGGCCCATTTATATGCAATCCCCAATCCACATTGA
- a CDS encoding gamma-glutamylcyclotransferase, producing the protein MTVENKYDSGDDRDRQPALSLISPGSQTNPDFFYYFAYGSCMCPVDLERTMQESVYPYAIGHATLPGYRLGFYRRSIKRKCGALDVVPDPGRSVEGVLYRLPWRLSNRLDIREEIPHNGYRREIVDVRRQGKHYCNVRTYVVVDKLKEELAPNDWYFSVVMRGAVTCGLPENYCWELFQHMHRLQQTQLYNSA; encoded by the coding sequence ATGACGGTTGAAAACAAGTATGATTCGGGAGACGATCGCGATCGCCAGCCAGCCCTCTCTTTAATTTCGCCAGGGTCACAAACCAATCCCGACTTTTTCTATTATTTTGCTTATGGGTCTTGCATGTGTCCCGTCGATCTCGAGCGAACAATGCAAGAATCCGTTTATCCGTATGCGATCGGTCATGCCACCTTACCCGGATATCGGTTGGGGTTTTATCGTCGCTCGATTAAGCGCAAATGTGGCGCTCTCGATGTGGTTCCCGATCCGGGGCGATCGGTGGAAGGAGTGTTATATCGACTTCCCTGGAGGTTGAGCAACCGGTTAGACATTCGCGAAGAAATTCCCCACAATGGATACCGCCGCGAAATCGTAGATGTTCGCCGTCAAGGAAAGCACTATTGCAACGTGCGCACTTATGTTGTGGTTGATAAACTCAAGGAAGAACTCGCCCCCAATGATTGGTATTTTTCCGTCGTCATGCGCGGTGCGGTGACCTGCGGACTGCCAGAAAACTATTGTTGGGAGCTGTTTCAGCACATGCATCGCCTGCAACAAACTCAGTTGTATAACTCGGCGTAG
- a CDS encoding HEAT repeat domain-containing protein: MNALSSSEFAGSGLKSPLSHEETDAFLQKVQPQVMDGTFNSGDRKVLKQTIECLGDTRGMTRLAFAETLGLVGLPASPLLQDALRHHPNVVVRRASAKTLTLIGDPTAVPTLVEAMLNDEDMVVKGSSVGALARTGEVAVPALLDILSNPDHPENYKGLVSWALVFIGAEAKDLVYEQMTSELPEVRAMVIEVMMQVARENPDNCDREIELLLESLGDPVSIVRCEGITALGNLKYVPGIPNVLQLLHHEDMETRKTAAIALMKIGEVSSIDPLETALNQEPEVAVGQVIKLAINTLQNASEEEDDWDDED, encoded by the coding sequence ATGAACGCTCTATCTTCCTCAGAATTTGCAGGCAGCGGCCTGAAATCTCCCCTATCCCATGAAGAAACGGATGCCTTTCTGCAAAAGGTACAACCCCAAGTTATGGATGGTACATTCAATAGCGGAGACCGGAAAGTTCTGAAGCAAACGATCGAGTGTTTGGGGGATACCAGAGGCATGACGCGCTTGGCATTTGCGGAAACTCTGGGTCTGGTGGGTCTGCCTGCAAGTCCTCTGCTGCAAGATGCTCTGCGACACCATCCTAACGTCGTCGTTCGTAGGGCATCCGCGAAAACCTTGACCCTTATTGGCGACCCAACGGCTGTCCCTACCCTAGTTGAGGCTATGCTCAATGACGAGGATATGGTGGTGAAAGGGTCGTCAGTGGGTGCTCTGGCGCGAACTGGAGAGGTTGCGGTTCCAGCTCTGCTCGATATTTTATCGAATCCCGACCATCCGGAAAATTATAAGGGATTAGTGTCTTGGGCTTTAGTCTTTATTGGAGCAGAAGCGAAAGATTTAGTTTATGAACAAATGACATCGGAGTTGCCAGAAGTGCGAGCCATGGTCATTGAAGTGATGATGCAGGTGGCTCGAGAAAATCCGGATAACTGCGATCGCGAAATCGAATTATTGCTAGAATCTTTGGGCGATCCGGTCTCCATTGTTCGCTGCGAGGGAATTACAGCCTTAGGTAATCTCAAGTACGTTCCCGGTATTCCCAATGTGTTGCAGTTATTGCATCATGAGGATATGGAAACCCGGAAAACAGCCGCGATCGCCTTAATGAAAATTGGCGAAGTTTCCAGCATCGATCCTTTAGAAACCGCTTTAAACCAAGAACCGGAAGTCGCCGTCGGGCAAGTCATAAAACTGGCAATTAATACGTTACAAAATGCGTCTGAGGAAGAGGATGATTGGGATGATGAGGATTAA
- a CDS encoding aspartate kinase has protein sequence MALIVQKYGGTSVGTVERIQSVAERVRKTVKENNSVVVVVSAMGKTTDGLVKLAYDISPNPCQREMDMLLSTGEQVSIALLSMALQEIAQPAISLTGAQVGIVTECDRHMRARILQIKPDRIQRHLGEGRVVIVAGFQGVALSNDEDSEIPDVEITTLGRGGSDTSAVALAAALKADRCEIYTDVPGILTADPRLVPDAQLMSEITSDEMLELASLGAKVLHPRAVEIARNYGIPLVVKSSWEDAPGTTVISPVPFPRPLEGLELVHPVDAVEFDTDQAKVSLLRVPDRPGVAAQLFECIGSQDLDVDLIVQSIHEGNSNDIAFTVAANYLQRAASISEAALPALSTSNSPNPAEVMTEDNIAKVSIAGAGTIGRPGVAAQMFTALAEEGVNIQMISTSEVKVSCVVKAKDCDRAVEILCRTFQVEVHSGQCAISADTPPVRGVALDLKQARLALRNIPDRPGSAARVFQLLADRGVSVDTIIQSQRCRAIGGATARDLAFTVSQEDAQNAKTLLEEVVSEWPQGEVMLDEEVAKVSAVGMGMVHHPGTAAKMFRALSERGINIQTIATSEIKISCIVDRESGIEALQAIHAAFGLGSGEKITSDVYTKPK, from the coding sequence ATGGCTTTAATTGTACAAAAGTATGGTGGAACGTCGGTAGGAACGGTCGAGCGCATTCAGTCCGTAGCCGAGCGCGTCCGCAAGACGGTAAAAGAAAATAACTCCGTCGTCGTCGTGGTCTCCGCTATGGGCAAAACCACGGATGGATTAGTTAAATTAGCCTATGATATTTCGCCCAATCCCTGCCAGCGAGAGATGGACATGCTCCTATCTACGGGCGAGCAAGTTTCCATCGCCTTGTTAAGTATGGCACTGCAAGAAATTGCCCAACCTGCCATTTCTTTGACGGGCGCTCAGGTAGGGATTGTTACGGAGTGCGATCGCCACATGCGCGCCCGAATTTTGCAGATTAAGCCCGATCGCATCCAACGGCATTTGGGCGAAGGACGAGTGGTTATTGTCGCTGGATTTCAAGGGGTTGCTCTCTCGAATGATGAAGATAGCGAGATTCCCGATGTGGAAATTACGACCTTGGGACGGGGAGGCTCGGATACTTCAGCCGTAGCTCTCGCTGCTGCTTTGAAGGCGGATAGATGTGAAATTTATACCGATGTTCCCGGTATTTTAACAGCAGATCCTCGGTTAGTACCCGACGCTCAGTTAATGAGCGAGATTACCAGCGATGAAATGCTAGAACTGGCGAGCTTGGGTGCAAAAGTCCTCCATCCCCGCGCTGTAGAAATTGCGCGCAACTATGGCATTCCTTTAGTCGTGAAATCCAGTTGGGAAGACGCTCCCGGAACCACGGTAATCTCTCCCGTTCCCTTCCCCCGACCGCTAGAAGGATTGGAATTAGTTCACCCCGTCGATGCAGTAGAATTCGATACCGACCAAGCCAAAGTGTCTTTGCTGCGAGTTCCCGATCGCCCGGGAGTGGCTGCTCAGTTATTCGAGTGCATTGGCAGCCAGGATTTAGATGTAGATTTGATCGTGCAATCGATCCACGAAGGGAATAGCAATGATATTGCCTTCACCGTTGCGGCGAACTATCTCCAACGGGCCGCATCCATATCGGAAGCGGCGTTACCCGCCCTCTCGACTTCAAATTCGCCGAACCCAGCCGAAGTGATGACCGAAGATAATATAGCCAAAGTTAGTATTGCTGGTGCGGGCACGATCGGCCGTCCTGGAGTCGCGGCACAAATGTTTACCGCTCTGGCGGAAGAAGGAGTAAACATCCAGATGATCTCAACTTCAGAGGTCAAGGTCAGTTGCGTGGTTAAAGCGAAAGATTGCGATCGCGCTGTCGAAATTTTGTGTCGTACCTTTCAAGTAGAAGTCCATTCCGGTCAATGTGCCATTTCCGCAGATACCCCACCGGTTCGCGGTGTTGCTTTAGACCTAAAACAAGCTAGACTGGCTCTGCGCAATATTCCAGACCGTCCGGGATCTGCGGCTCGAGTATTCCAACTGCTGGCCGATCGCGGAGTGAGCGTCGATACAATTATTCAATCCCAACGGTGTCGCGCGATCGGCGGTGCGACTGCTCGGGATCTTGCCTTTACCGTCTCTCAAGAAGATGCTCAAAATGCGAAAACCTTACTGGAGGAGGTGGTTTCCGAGTGGCCGCAAGGAGAAGTGATGCTGGATGAGGAAGTAGCGAAAGTGAGTGCTGTGGGAATGGGAATGGTTCATCATCCCGGTACGGCAGCAAAAATGTTTCGAGCGCTATCGGAGCGCGGAATAAACATCCAAACCATCGCCACCTCCGAAATTAAGATTAGTTGTATTGTCGATCGCGAGTCTGGAATTGAGGCGCTGCAAGCCATTCATGCGGCATTTGGATTGGGAAGTGGCGAGAAAATTACGTCTGACGTGTATACCAAACCCAAGTGA